A genomic window from Brassica oleracea var. oleracea cultivar TO1000 chromosome C8, BOL, whole genome shotgun sequence includes:
- the LOC106307249 gene encoding tryptophan aminotransferase-related protein 4-like isoform X2, translated as MERKLLLTVSIIMNLVFTIHILYRNSTTWNPTWTSRAAIEAEDAASVSCSGHGRAYVDGIGVLGGKQPSCECNNCYTGKDCSILLSDCPVNANSGDPLFLEPFWMRQAESSAALVSGWHRMSYIYQDGTYMSEALETVIRKLHSVVGNAVTDNRFVIFGSGSTQLLAAAVHALSLTNSSSSGPARLLASVPYYAMYKEQAEFFDSVHLKFEGDAFAWKNSERNDNTTQVIEVVTSPNNPDGKLKRAVLDGPNVKTIHDYAYYWPYFSPITVPADEDLSLFSLSKTTGHAGSRFGWGLVKDKTVYENMKRYITLSSMGVSRTTQLHVLQLLNVVVRDGGDNIFHFGHETLKKRWETLNKVLSLSTRFSLQKIKPEYCNYFKKVRDFTPSYAWVKCERPGDANCYEIFSEAKITGRDGKVFGSEESFVRLSLIRSQDDFDHLIDMLKKLVFQEGVEAHSI; from the exons ATGGAGAGGAAGCTGCTTCTTACAGTGTCGATCATCATGAATCTTGTATTTACTATTCATATTCTTTATAGAAACTCAACCACATGGAATCCGACTTGGACCAGTAGAGCTGCTATTGAAGCAGAGGATGCAGCCTCTGTGTCATGCTCAGGCCATGGAAGAGCTTACGTGGACGGTATTGGAGTCCTTGGCGGCAAGCAACCTTCTTGTGAATGCAACAATTGCTATACAGGCAAAGATTGTTCTATTCTTCTCTCAGATTGTCCTGTCAACGCTAACTC AGGAGACCCTTTGTTCTTAGAGCCTTTCTGGATGCGACAAGCAGAGAGCAGCGCGGCTCTGGTCTCGGGATGGCACAGGATGAGTTATATCTATCAAGATGGGACATATATGTCGGAAGCGCTTGAGACGGTCATCAGGAAACTGCATAGTGTGGTGGGAAACGCTGTTACAGATAACAGGTTTGTAATATTTGGAAGTGGAAGCACACAATTGCTTGCAGCAGCTGTTCATGCCTTGTCTTTGACAAACTCATCATCATCAGGACCGGCAAGGCTTTTGGCTTCAGTTCCATATTACGCT ATGTACAAGGAGCAAGCGGAGTTCTTTGACTCAGTACATCTCAAGTTTGAAGGAGATGCGTTTGCGTGGAAGAATAGCGAGCGCAATGATAATACCACACAAGTTATAGAGGTAGTGACATCTCCGAATAATCCAGATGGGAAGCTGAAAAGAGCGGTTCTTGATGGTCCTAATGTCAAAACAATTCATGATTACGCCTATTACTGGCCTTATTTCTCCCCTATAACTGTTCCAGCTGATGAAGATTTGAGCTTGTTTAGTCTCTCCAAGACTACAGGTCATGCTGGCTCTAGATTCGG GTGGGGATTGGTAAAAGACAAAACTGTTTATGAAAATATGAAAAGATATATCACTTTGAGTAGTATGGGAGTTTCTAG GACAACACAGCTTCATGTTCTTCAACTGCTCAACGTAGTAGTTAGGGATGGAGGCGATAATATATTCCATTTTGGTCATGAAACTTTGAAGAAAAGATGGGAGACACTGAACAAGGTCTTGTCACTCTCTACACGTTTCTCGCTCCAGAAAATCAAACCTGAGTACTGCAACTATTTCAAGAAAGTCAGAGACTTTACTCCTT CTTATGCATGGGTGAAGTGTGAAAGGCCAGGAGACGCAAACTGCTATGAGATATTCTCAGAGGCCAAGATAACAGGACGTGATGGCAAAGTGTTTGGATCAGAGGAAAGTTTTGTGAGATTGAGTCTAATCAGATCACAAGATGACTTTGATCATCTTATTGATATGTTGAAGAAGTTAGTCTTCCAAGAAGGTGTAGAAGCTCATTCTATCTGA
- the LOC106307249 gene encoding tryptophan aminotransferase-related protein 4-like isoform X1, which translates to MERKLLLTVSIIMNLVFTIHILYRNSTTWNPTWTSRAAIEAEDAASVSCSGHGRAYVDGIGVLGGKQPSCECNNCYTGKDCSILLSDCPVNANSGDPLFLEPFWMRQAESSAALVSGWHRMSYIYQDGTYMSEALETVIRKLHSVVGNAVTDNRFVIFGSGSTQLLAAAVHALSLTNSSSSGPARLLASVPYYAMYKEQAEFFDSVHLKFEGDAFAWKNSERNDNTTQVIEVVTSPNNPDGKLKRAVLDGPNVKTIHDYAYYWPYFSPITVPADEDLSLFSLSKTTGHAGSRFGWGLVKDKTVYENMKRYITLSSMGVSRTTQLHVLQLLNVVVRDGGDNIFHFGHETLKKRWETLNKVLSLSTRFSLQKIKPEYCNYFKKVRDFTPSYAWVKCERPGDANCYEIFSEAKITGRDGKVFGSEESFVRLSLIRSQDDFDHLIDMLKKLVFQEGVEAHSI; encoded by the exons ATGGAGAGGAAGCTGCTTCTTACAGTGTCGATCATCATGAATCTTGTATTTACTATTCATATTCTTTATAGAAACTCAACCACATGGAATCCGACTTGGACCAGTAGAGCTGCTATTGAAGCAGAGGATGCAGCCTCTGTGTCATGCTCAGGCCATGGAAGAGCTTACGTGGACGGTATTGGAGTCCTTGGCGGCAAGCAACCTTCTTGTGAATGCAACAATTGCTATACAGGCAAAGATTGTTCTATTCTTCTCTCAGATTGTCCTGTCAACGCTAACTC AGGAGACCCTTTGTTCTTAGAGCCTTTCTGGATGCGACAAGCAGAGAGCAGCGCGGCTCTGGTCTCGGGATGGCACAGGATGAGTTATATCTATCAAGATGGGACATATATGTCGGAAGCGCTTGAGACGGTCATCAGGAAACTGCATAGTGTGGTGGGAAACGCTGTTACAGATAACAGGTTTGTAATATTTGGAAGTGGAAGCACACAATTGCTTGCAGCAGCTGTTCATGCCTTGTCTTTGACAAACTCATCATCATCAGGACCGGCAAGGCTTTTGGCTTCAGTTCCATATTACGCT ATGTACAAGGAGCAAGCGGAGTTCTTTGACTCAGTACATCTCAAGTTTGAAGGAGATGCGTTTGCGTGGAAGAATAGCGAGCGCAATGATAATACCACACAAGTTATAGAGGTAGTGACATCTCCGAATAATCCAGATGGGAAGCTGAAAAGAGCGGTTCTTGATGGTCCTAATGTCAAAACAATTCATGATTACGCCTATTACTGGCCTTATTTCTCCCCTATAACTGTTCCAGCTGATGAAGATTTGAGCTTGTTTAGTCTCTCCAAGACTACAGGTCATGCTGGCTCTAGATTCGG GTGGGGATTGGTAAAAGACAAAACTGTTTATGAAAATATGAAAAGATATATCACTTTGAGTAGTATGGGAGTTTCTAGGACAACACAGCTTCATGTTCTTCAACTGCTCAACGTAGTAGTTAGGGATGGAGGCGATAATATATTCCATTTTGGTCATGAAACTTTGAAGAAAAGATGGGAGACACTGAACAAGGTCTTGTCACTCTCTACACGTTTCTCGCTCCAGAAAATCAAACCTGAGTACTGCAACTATTTCAAGAAAGTCAGAGACTTTACTCCTT CTTATGCATGGGTGAAGTGTGAAAGGCCAGGAGACGCAAACTGCTATGAGATATTCTCAGAGGCCAAGATAACAGGACGTGATGGCAAAGTGTTTGGATCAGAGGAAAGTTTTGTGAGATTGAGTCTAATCAGATCACAAGATGACTTTGATCATCTTATTGATATGTTGAAGAAGTTAGTCTTCCAAGAAGGTGTAGAAGCTCATTCTATCTGA